A window of Gambusia affinis linkage group LG03, SWU_Gaff_1.0, whole genome shotgun sequence contains these coding sequences:
- the arsk gene encoding arylsulfatase K isoform X2: MNPFGENLDREKGCGESSQNVTRPNIVMVMSDAFDGRLSFEPGSKVVRLPYINYLRELGSVFLNTYTNSPICCPSRAAMWSGQYVHLSQSWNNYKCLDANSTTWMDLLERNGYRTKMLGKLDYTSGSHSVSNRVEAWTRDVQFLLRQEGRPVAQLIGNMSTRRIMEKDWKNTDKAAQWIRQTAAISKEPFALYLGLNLPHPYRTESLGPTAGGSTFRSSPYWLTKVSSELVSVPKWLPIAAMHPVDYYSTFTKNCSSNFTEEEIKNIRTFYYAMCAEADAMLADHGELAMEHRQFYKMSMFEGSSRVPLLLMGPGLKSGLQVHQLVSLVDLYPTVLEIAGISAVGNLSGHSVLPLISTSRNVSKNEHPEWVLSEYHGCNANASTYMLRVGHWKYIAYADGISVPPQLFNVTVDKDELHNVVLRFLDVQAQLDKLLRSIVDYPKVSLAVHLYNKNQFAAWRDSLGRNYTEVIANLRWHMDWQKDILANEKAVDTWLHGSSRTFFN; the protein is encoded by the exons ATGAATCCCTTCGGTGAAAATCTCGACAgggaaaaag GCTGTGGTGAAAGCAGCCAGAACGTTACCAGACCGAACATTGTTATGGTGATGAGTGACGCATTT gaTGGTCGACTATCGTTTGAACCAGGCAGCAAAGTTGTGCGGCTCCCGTATATAAATTATCTCCGGGAGCTGGGCTCTGTTTTCCTCAATACTTACACAAACTCGCCCATCTGCTGCCCTTCAAGAGCAG CAATGTGGAGTGGTCAGTATGTTCACCTCAGTCAGTCTTGGAACAACTACAAGTGCTTAGATGCAAACTCAACCACGTGGATGGATTTGCTGGAGAGGAACGGATATCGTACGAAGATGCTGGGAAAGCTGGATTACACCTCAGGGAGTCACTCAGTCAG TAATCGAGTCGAGGCTTGGACTCGAGATGTCCAGTTCCTTCTTCGCCAGGAAGGCCGACCTGTTGCCCAACTTATTGGCAACATGTCAACCAGAAGAATTATGGAAAAAGACTGGAAGAACACAGATAAAGCTGCTCAGTGGATCCGCCAAACAGCTGCCATTTCAAAAGAACCTTTTGCTCTTTATCTCGGCCTCAACCTGCCTCATCCCTATAGAACTGAATCTCTGGGTCCTACAGCTGGAGGATCCACGTTCCGTAGCTCGCCATACTGGCTCACAAAG GTGTCTTCTGAGCTTGTCTCGGTTCCTAAATGGTTGCCTATAGCTGCCATGCATCCTGTTGACTACTACTCCACCTTCAccaaaaactgcagcagcaactTCACTGAGGAGGAAATCAAAAACATTCGGACCTTCTACTACGCCATGTGTGCGGAAGCAGATGCCATGCTGG CCGACCATGGAGAGCTAGCCATGGAGCATCGGCAGTTCTATAAGATGTCAATGTTCGAAGGCAGTTCTCGTGTCCCCCTCCTCCTCATGGGTCCTGGGCTAAAGTCTGGGCTGCAGGTCCACCAGCTTGTGTCCTTGGTTGATCTCTATCCCACTGTGCTTG AGATTGCTGGTATCTCAGCTGTGGGGAATTTAAGTGGCCACTCTGTCCTGCCATTGATATCCACATCCAGAAATGTGTCCAAGAACGAACACCCAGAGTGGGTATTGAGTGAATATCATGGATGCAATGCCAATGCCTCTACATATATGCTTAGAGTTGGACATTGGAAATACATTGCCTATGCAGACGGAATCAGTGTCCCCCCGCAACTTTTCA ATGTCACAGTGGACAAGGATGAGCTGCACAATGTGGTTCTCAGATTCCTAGACGTTCAGGCTCAGCTGGACAAACTGTTGCGCAGCATTGTAGATTATCCAAAAGTCTCTTTGGCTGTCCATCTCTACAATAAAAACCAGTTTGCTGCGTGGCGGGATAGTTTGGGGAGAAACTATACGGAGGTCATTGCTAACCTCAGGTGGCACATGGACTGGCAAAAGGACATCCTGGCCAATGAAAAAGCCGTTGATACATGGCTTCATGGCTCTTCAAGGACATTTTTTAACTAA
- the arsk gene encoding arylsulfatase K isoform X1: MNPFGENLDREKGCGESSQNVTRPNIVMVMSDAFDGRLSFEPGSKVVRLPYINYLRELGSVFLNTYTNSPICCPSRAAMWSGQYVHLSQSWNNYKCLDANSTTWMDLLERNGYRTKMLGKLDYTSGSHSVSNRVEAWTRDVQFLLRQEGRPVAQLIGNMSTRRIMEKDWKNTDKAAQWIRQTAAISKEPFALYLGLNLPHPYRTESLGPTAGGSTFRSSPYWLTKVSSELVSVPKWLPIAAMHPVDYYSTFTKNCSSNFTEEEIKNIRTFYYAMCAEADAMLGQVISALREKGLLANTVLIFTADHGELAMEHRQFYKMSMFEGSSRVPLLLMGPGLKSGLQVHQLVSLVDLYPTVLEIAGISAVGNLSGHSVLPLISTSRNVSKNEHPEWVLSEYHGCNANASTYMLRVGHWKYIAYADGISVPPQLFNVTVDKDELHNVVLRFLDVQAQLDKLLRSIVDYPKVSLAVHLYNKNQFAAWRDSLGRNYTEVIANLRWHMDWQKDILANEKAVDTWLHGSSRTFFN; encoded by the exons ATGAATCCCTTCGGTGAAAATCTCGACAgggaaaaag GCTGTGGTGAAAGCAGCCAGAACGTTACCAGACCGAACATTGTTATGGTGATGAGTGACGCATTT gaTGGTCGACTATCGTTTGAACCAGGCAGCAAAGTTGTGCGGCTCCCGTATATAAATTATCTCCGGGAGCTGGGCTCTGTTTTCCTCAATACTTACACAAACTCGCCCATCTGCTGCCCTTCAAGAGCAG CAATGTGGAGTGGTCAGTATGTTCACCTCAGTCAGTCTTGGAACAACTACAAGTGCTTAGATGCAAACTCAACCACGTGGATGGATTTGCTGGAGAGGAACGGATATCGTACGAAGATGCTGGGAAAGCTGGATTACACCTCAGGGAGTCACTCAGTCAG TAATCGAGTCGAGGCTTGGACTCGAGATGTCCAGTTCCTTCTTCGCCAGGAAGGCCGACCTGTTGCCCAACTTATTGGCAACATGTCAACCAGAAGAATTATGGAAAAAGACTGGAAGAACACAGATAAAGCTGCTCAGTGGATCCGCCAAACAGCTGCCATTTCAAAAGAACCTTTTGCTCTTTATCTCGGCCTCAACCTGCCTCATCCCTATAGAACTGAATCTCTGGGTCCTACAGCTGGAGGATCCACGTTCCGTAGCTCGCCATACTGGCTCACAAAG GTGTCTTCTGAGCTTGTCTCGGTTCCTAAATGGTTGCCTATAGCTGCCATGCATCCTGTTGACTACTACTCCACCTTCAccaaaaactgcagcagcaactTCACTGAGGAGGAAATCAAAAACATTCGGACCTTCTACTACGCCATGTGTGCGGAAGCAGATGCCATGCTGG GTCAGGTGATTTCAGCTCTGAGGGAGAAAGGCCTGCTGGCCAACACTGTTTTGATATTCACAGCCGACCATGGAGAGCTAGCCATGGAGCATCGGCAGTTCTATAAGATGTCAATGTTCGAAGGCAGTTCTCGTGTCCCCCTCCTCCTCATGGGTCCTGGGCTAAAGTCTGGGCTGCAGGTCCACCAGCTTGTGTCCTTGGTTGATCTCTATCCCACTGTGCTTG AGATTGCTGGTATCTCAGCTGTGGGGAATTTAAGTGGCCACTCTGTCCTGCCATTGATATCCACATCCAGAAATGTGTCCAAGAACGAACACCCAGAGTGGGTATTGAGTGAATATCATGGATGCAATGCCAATGCCTCTACATATATGCTTAGAGTTGGACATTGGAAATACATTGCCTATGCAGACGGAATCAGTGTCCCCCCGCAACTTTTCA ATGTCACAGTGGACAAGGATGAGCTGCACAATGTGGTTCTCAGATTCCTAGACGTTCAGGCTCAGCTGGACAAACTGTTGCGCAGCATTGTAGATTATCCAAAAGTCTCTTTGGCTGTCCATCTCTACAATAAAAACCAGTTTGCTGCGTGGCGGGATAGTTTGGGGAGAAACTATACGGAGGTCATTGCTAACCTCAGGTGGCACATGGACTGGCAAAAGGACATCCTGGCCAATGAAAAAGCCGTTGATACATGGCTTCATGGCTCTTCAAGGACATTTTTTAACTAA